The following coding sequences are from one Ammospiza nelsoni isolate bAmmNel1 chromosome 5, bAmmNel1.pri, whole genome shotgun sequence window:
- the NDUFA9 gene encoding NADH dehydrogenase [ubiquinone] 1 alpha subcomplex subunit 9, mitochondrial isoform X2: MAAATRGLRLPRAGHGISVLTAAPSALQPHRQVHHAVIPHGRSGRSSVSGIVATVFGATGFLGRYVVNRLGRIGSQVIIPYRCDQYDLMYLRPMGDLGQLLFMEWDCRDKESIRRAVEHSNVVINLIGKEWETKNFKFEDEFVNIPQSIAQISKEAGVEKFIHISHLNASMKSPSKYLRNKAVGEKTVREQFPDAVILKPSEMFGREDRFLNHYANMRWFGGVPLVSLGKKTVKQPVYVVDVAKAIINAIKNPDAKGKTYALAGPHRYLLYDMVEYVYAVAHHPFIPYPLPRPLYHLVARFFEMNPFEPWLTRDKVDRFHTTDMTFPDLPGFEELGIEPTPLEQKAIEVLRRHRRFRWLDAELEEAKPKTQPM; encoded by the exons ATGGCGGCGGCGACGCGCGGGCTGCGGCTGCCAAGGGCAG GCCATGGAATTTCTGTCCTGACTGCAGCACCGTCGGCATTGCAGCCGCACCGGCAGGTCCATCACGCCGTGATCCCTCATGGGAGGAGTGGCAGATCCTCTGTCAGTGGCATTGTGGCCACTGTCTTTGGAGCCACAGGTTTCCTGGGACGATATGTTGTCAACCGCTTAG GTCGCATTGGCTCTCAAGTCATCATCCCCTATCGCTGTGATCAGTATGACCTGATGTATCTGCGGCCCATGGGTGACCTGGGGCAACTTCTCTTCATG GAGTGGGACTGTAGGGACAAAGAGTCCATCCGAAGAGCCGTGGAACACAGCAATGTGGTCATTAATCTTATTGGAAAGGAATGGgaaacaaa AAACTTCAAATTTGAAGATGAATTTGTAAATATTCCTCAAAGTATCGCACAGATAAGTAAGGAAGCTGGTGTGGAAAAATTCATTCATATTTCTCACCTGAATGCTAGCATGAAGAGTCCCTCCAAATACCTCAGGAACAAA GCTGTTGGAGAGAAGACTGTGAGGGAACAATTTCCAGACGCTGTAATTCTGAAGCCCTCTGAGATGTTTGGTAGAGAGGACCGATTTCTCAATCATTATGCAA ACATGCGTTGGTTTGGCGGTGTCCCTCTTGTTTCTCTGGGCAAAAAAACAGTGAAGCAACCAGTCTAT GTGGTTGATGTAGCAAAGGCAATTATTAATGCAATTAAGAATCCTgatgcaaaaggaaaaacatatgCCTTGGCTGG CCCTCACCGGTACCTGCTGTATGACATGGTCGAGTACGTTTACGCTGTTGCCCACCACCCCTTCATTCCCTACCCGCTGCCACGGCCTCTCTACCA TTTAGTAGCAAGATTCTTTGAGATGAATCCGTTTGAACCATGGTTGACAAGGGACAAGGTGGATAGG TTTCACACAACAGACATGACATTTCCTGACCTTCCTGGTTTTGAAGAGCTGGGAATCGAACCAACCCCCCTGGAACAAAAGGCCATCGAAGTCCTGCGCCGTCACCGCAGGTTCCGCTGGTTGGACGCTGAGCTGGAGGAAGCAAAGCCAAAAACACAACCCATGTAA
- the NDUFA9 gene encoding NADH dehydrogenase [ubiquinone] 1 alpha subcomplex subunit 9, mitochondrial isoform X1, which yields MAAATRGLRLPRAGHGISVLTAAPSALQPHRQVHHAVIPHGRSGRSSVSGIVATVFGATGFLGRYVVNRLGRIGSQVIIPYRCDQYDLMYLRPMGDLGQLLFMEWDCRDKESIRRAVEHSNVVINLIGKEWETKNFKFEDEFVNIPQSIAQISKEAGVEKFIHISHLNASMKSPSKYLRNKAVGEKTVREQFPDAVILKPSEMFGREDRFLNHYANMRWFGGVPLVSLGKKTVKQPVYVVDVAKAIINAIKNPDAKGKTYALAGLVARFFEMNPFEPWLTRDKVDRFHTTDMTFPDLPGFEELGIEPTPLEQKAIEVLRRHRRFRWLDAELEEAKPKTQPM from the exons ATGGCGGCGGCGACGCGCGGGCTGCGGCTGCCAAGGGCAG GCCATGGAATTTCTGTCCTGACTGCAGCACCGTCGGCATTGCAGCCGCACCGGCAGGTCCATCACGCCGTGATCCCTCATGGGAGGAGTGGCAGATCCTCTGTCAGTGGCATTGTGGCCACTGTCTTTGGAGCCACAGGTTTCCTGGGACGATATGTTGTCAACCGCTTAG GTCGCATTGGCTCTCAAGTCATCATCCCCTATCGCTGTGATCAGTATGACCTGATGTATCTGCGGCCCATGGGTGACCTGGGGCAACTTCTCTTCATG GAGTGGGACTGTAGGGACAAAGAGTCCATCCGAAGAGCCGTGGAACACAGCAATGTGGTCATTAATCTTATTGGAAAGGAATGGgaaacaaa AAACTTCAAATTTGAAGATGAATTTGTAAATATTCCTCAAAGTATCGCACAGATAAGTAAGGAAGCTGGTGTGGAAAAATTCATTCATATTTCTCACCTGAATGCTAGCATGAAGAGTCCCTCCAAATACCTCAGGAACAAA GCTGTTGGAGAGAAGACTGTGAGGGAACAATTTCCAGACGCTGTAATTCTGAAGCCCTCTGAGATGTTTGGTAGAGAGGACCGATTTCTCAATCATTATGCAA ACATGCGTTGGTTTGGCGGTGTCCCTCTTGTTTCTCTGGGCAAAAAAACAGTGAAGCAACCAGTCTAT GTGGTTGATGTAGCAAAGGCAATTATTAATGCAATTAAGAATCCTgatgcaaaaggaaaaacatatgCCTTGGCTGG TTTAGTAGCAAGATTCTTTGAGATGAATCCGTTTGAACCATGGTTGACAAGGGACAAGGTGGATAGG TTTCACACAACAGACATGACATTTCCTGACCTTCCTGGTTTTGAAGAGCTGGGAATCGAACCAACCCCCCTGGAACAAAAGGCCATCGAAGTCCTGCGCCGTCACCGCAGGTTCCGCTGGTTGGACGCTGAGCTGGAGGAAGCAAAGCCAAAAACACAACCCATGTAA